Proteins found in one Amycolatopsis umgeniensis genomic segment:
- a CDS encoding Crp/Fnr family transcriptional regulator translates to MDETLARAGIFQGVEPAAAEALAQTLESVEFPRGHVIFNEGEPGDKLYIIQSGKVKIGRKSPDGRENLLGIFGPSDMFGELSIFDPGPRTSSATTVTEVRAVTMDRPALRQWISTRPEIAEQLLRVVARRLRRTNNMVAELIFTDVPGRVARALLQLAQRFGSQEAGLLRVTHDLTQEEIAQYVGASRETVNKALADFAHRGWLRLEGKSVLILDPERLARRAR, encoded by the coding sequence GTGGACGAAACCCTGGCCCGAGCGGGCATTTTCCAGGGTGTTGAGCCGGCAGCCGCCGAGGCGCTGGCCCAGACCTTGGAATCCGTGGAGTTCCCTCGCGGGCATGTCATCTTCAACGAGGGTGAACCCGGCGACAAGCTTTACATCATCCAATCCGGCAAGGTGAAGATCGGCCGCAAGTCACCGGACGGCCGCGAGAACCTGCTCGGCATCTTCGGCCCGTCCGACATGTTCGGCGAGCTGTCCATTTTCGACCCCGGCCCCCGGACGTCCAGCGCGACGACCGTGACCGAGGTCCGCGCGGTGACGATGGACCGCCCGGCGCTGCGGCAGTGGATCTCCACTCGCCCCGAGATCGCCGAGCAGTTACTGCGCGTGGTCGCCCGTAGGCTGCGCCGGACGAACAACATGGTCGCCGAGCTGATCTTCACCGACGTCCCCGGCCGGGTGGCGCGCGCGCTGCTGCAGCTCGCGCAGCGCTTCGGCAGCCAGGAAGCCGGTCTGCTGCGGGTCACGCACGACCTGACGCAGGAAGAGATCGCCCAGTACGTCGGCGCTTCGCGCGAGACCGTCAACAAGGCTCTCGCCGACTTCGCGCACCGCGGCTGGCTGCGGCTCGAAGGCAAGAGCGTCCTGATCCTGGATCCGGAACGCCTGGCCCGCCGCGCCCGCTAG
- the nhaA gene encoding Na+/H+ antiporter NhaA, which yields MSGPNRPAKAVVADFARYLRTETTGGLILLGATAIALLWANSPIDDLYRAIRDFRLGPEFLHLNLTIGDWAKDGLLALFFFVAGLELKRELVVGELSRFKQAILPVVAAIGGMIVPALVALAVGWGAPGIERAWAIPVATDIAFALGVLALTASNLPSSARVFLLSLAVVDDLGAILVIAILFTAKFDLVAAGVAVVALALYAYLQHRRVRSAWIYVPLALITWVAVHSAGIHATIAGVALGLLTRVRADSGEEHAPAVRLEHRLQPWSAAVAVPLFALFAAGIKVDGESLGAVFTTALPLAVLAGLIGGKLIGIFGASLLAVKFKLAEKPRGMGWRDIGALSMLGGVGFTVSLLIADLALDGEAVELAKAAVLIASAIASLSAAAMLLHRSRVHARED from the coding sequence GTGTCCGGCCCCAACCGTCCCGCGAAAGCCGTCGTCGCCGACTTCGCCCGCTATCTCCGCACCGAGACCACCGGCGGGCTGATCCTGCTCGGCGCCACCGCGATCGCCCTGCTCTGGGCGAATTCGCCCATCGACGACCTTTACCGCGCGATCCGCGATTTCCGGCTCGGCCCCGAGTTCCTCCACTTGAATCTGACGATCGGCGATTGGGCCAAAGACGGTCTGCTCGCGCTGTTCTTCTTCGTCGCGGGCCTCGAACTCAAACGCGAGCTCGTGGTCGGCGAGCTCTCCCGGTTCAAGCAGGCGATCCTTCCGGTGGTCGCCGCTATCGGCGGCATGATCGTCCCGGCGCTGGTCGCGCTCGCCGTCGGCTGGGGAGCGCCGGGCATCGAACGCGCGTGGGCCATCCCGGTCGCCACGGACATCGCGTTCGCGCTCGGCGTCCTCGCCCTGACCGCGTCGAACCTGCCGAGCAGCGCCCGGGTCTTCCTGCTCTCGCTGGCGGTGGTGGACGACCTCGGCGCGATCCTCGTCATCGCGATCCTGTTCACCGCGAAGTTCGACCTCGTCGCCGCGGGCGTCGCCGTTGTCGCTCTCGCGCTCTACGCCTACCTCCAGCACCGCCGCGTCCGCAGCGCCTGGATCTACGTGCCGCTGGCCCTGATCACCTGGGTCGCGGTGCACTCGGCGGGTATCCACGCCACCATCGCCGGCGTCGCGCTCGGCCTGCTCACGCGCGTCCGCGCCGACTCCGGCGAGGAGCACGCGCCCGCCGTCCGCCTCGAACACCGGCTGCAACCGTGGTCGGCCGCGGTCGCCGTGCCGTTGTTCGCGCTGTTCGCGGCCGGGATCAAAGTGGACGGTGAGTCGCTCGGCGCGGTGTTCACCACGGCGTTGCCGCTGGCCGTGCTGGCCGGTCTGATCGGCGGGAAACTGATCGGGATCTTCGGTGCCAGCCTGCTCGCGGTGAAGTTCAAACTGGCGGAAAAACCCAGGGGGATGGGCTGGCGGGACATCGGGGCGCTGTCGATGCTCGGCGGTGTCGGGTTCACCGTGAGCCTGCTGATCGCCGATCTCGCGCTCGACGGGGAAGCCGTCGAACTGGCGAAGGCGGCCGTGCTGATCGCCTCGGCCATCGCCTCGCTTTCGGCCGCCGCGATGCTCCTGCACCGCAGCCGGGTGCACGCGCGTGAGGATTAG
- a CDS encoding glutaredoxin domain-containing protein yields the protein MSDVEVEFYWRPGCGFCAALERPLSKSGFTVKRVNIWEDPDAAARVRSVADGNEVVPTVFVGSTAMVNPSFAEIEAAVKAASV from the coding sequence ATGAGTGACGTCGAGGTCGAGTTCTACTGGCGCCCCGGATGCGGGTTCTGCGCCGCGCTGGAGCGGCCGCTTTCGAAGAGCGGCTTCACTGTGAAACGCGTCAACATCTGGGAGGACCCGGACGCGGCCGCGCGCGTGCGCTCGGTGGCGGACGGGAACGAAGTCGTGCCGACGGTGTTCGTGGGCTCGACGGCGATGGTGAACCCTTCGTTCGCCGAGATCGAGGCCGCCGTGAAGGCCGCTTCCGTCTGA
- a CDS encoding alpha/beta fold hydrolase → MQATPDPSIVRIDGPWTHRDLSANGIRLHVAELGDGPLVVLLHGFAEFWWTWHHQLTALADAGFRAVAVDLRGYGDSDKPPRGYDAWTLAGDVGGLIKSLGARKAHLVGHAWGGMLAWTVGALHPRLVSSVSVLGGAHPLALRRAVRRPGQLRASGHLFRFQMPMAPEKWLVKDDALAVEELFRSWSGPQWTDSVDFAETVRAFRQAMLVPGVPHSALEYYRWAFRAQFRGEGRRFSEALRGRYAARVLQLHGEDDRCVLPETAAASRRWAPDARLERWPGIGHFPHLEAPERTSAALVDFLRASGA, encoded by the coding sequence GTGCAGGCGACACCGGACCCGTCGATCGTCCGGATCGACGGTCCGTGGACCCATCGCGACCTCTCGGCGAACGGTATCCGCCTGCACGTCGCCGAACTCGGTGACGGGCCGCTGGTCGTCCTGCTGCACGGGTTCGCCGAGTTCTGGTGGACCTGGCACCATCAGCTGACCGCGCTCGCCGACGCCGGTTTCCGCGCGGTCGCGGTGGATCTGCGCGGCTACGGCGACTCGGACAAACCCCCGCGCGGCTACGACGCCTGGACCCTCGCGGGTGACGTGGGCGGGCTGATCAAGTCACTCGGCGCCCGCAAGGCCCACCTCGTCGGACATGCCTGGGGCGGCATGCTCGCGTGGACGGTCGGCGCGCTGCATCCCCGGCTGGTCTCGTCGGTCAGCGTGCTGGGCGGCGCGCATCCGCTGGCGTTGCGCCGGGCCGTCCGGCGACCGGGACAGCTGCGCGCTTCAGGACATCTGTTCCGCTTCCAGATGCCGATGGCGCCGGAGAAATGGCTGGTCAAGGACGACGCACTCGCCGTCGAAGAGCTCTTCCGCAGCTGGTCTGGTCCACAATGGACGGACAGTGTGGACTTCGCCGAAACCGTGCGCGCGTTCCGGCAGGCGATGCTCGTGCCGGGAGTTCCGCACAGCGCGCTCGAGTACTACCGCTGGGCGTTCCGCGCGCAGTTCCGCGGCGAAGGCCGCCGGTTCAGCGAAGCACTGCGAGGCCGCTACGCCGCCCGAGTGCTGCAGCTGCACGGCGAGGACGACCGGTGCGTCCTGCCCGAGACAGCGGCGGCCTCACGCCGCTGGGCCCCCGACGCCCGTCTCGAGCGCTGGCCCGGCATCGGGCACTTCCCGCATCTGGAGGCCCCGGAGCGCACTTCGGCCGCGCTGGTGGACTTCCTCCGTGCCTCGGGAGCATGA
- the dnaN gene encoding DNA polymerase III subunit beta, translating into MDLTAATRSLSSAVSAAARLLSARSGLLLRAGREGLTVGGNDSERAVRLTCDAVAHTDGEVVVPAGPLAETLRMLDDDLVRLVVEGSRLAIRVEGGRFALPLLSRELRLPDMPPKVSEVDGSALVTALRTVAGTAAKDDALPMFTGVRVQSFSRELRLTASDRYRMAVATLPLRAEGEPVDALVPAGLLAETAKQASGPVGLHGDGTRFGLSWAGVAVTTAVLDAGFLSEKLIESSTVDTTVEVAADALAAAVRRVGVYADERRVLTLEVGDSHLRLASSKQDTGEAEQTLKAEVSGGRTSPSFQARYLLDALQGFAGERVRLDIQPGMRACVIRAVEPREVDLTYYVMPMLPR; encoded by the coding sequence ATGGACCTGACTGCCGCCACCCGCTCCCTCTCGTCCGCCGTTTCCGCCGCCGCCCGACTGCTTTCCGCCCGCTCCGGTCTTCTCCTGCGCGCGGGGCGGGAAGGCCTGACCGTCGGCGGCAACGACAGCGAACGAGCGGTCCGCTTGACCTGTGACGCCGTCGCCCACACCGACGGCGAGGTCGTCGTCCCCGCCGGGCCGCTCGCGGAAACCCTGCGCATGCTCGACGACGATCTGGTGCGCCTGGTCGTCGAGGGTTCGCGGCTGGCCATCCGGGTCGAAGGCGGCCGGTTCGCGCTGCCGTTGCTGAGCCGTGAACTCCGGCTCCCGGACATGCCGCCCAAGGTGTCCGAAGTGGACGGTTCCGCGCTGGTGACGGCGTTGCGCACGGTCGCGGGCACGGCGGCCAAGGACGACGCGCTGCCGATGTTCACCGGAGTCCGCGTGCAGAGCTTCAGCCGCGAACTGCGGCTGACCGCGTCGGACCGGTACCGGATGGCCGTCGCCACCCTGCCGCTGCGCGCCGAGGGCGAACCTGTCGACGCGCTCGTCCCGGCAGGCCTGCTCGCCGAGACGGCGAAGCAGGCAAGTGGTCCTGTCGGCCTGCACGGCGACGGGACCCGGTTCGGGCTGAGCTGGGCGGGCGTCGCCGTCACCACCGCCGTACTCGACGCGGGATTCCTGTCGGAAAAGCTGATCGAGTCGTCCACCGTGGACACGACGGTCGAGGTCGCCGCCGACGCGCTGGCCGCCGCCGTGCGCCGGGTGGGCGTCTACGCCGACGAGCGCCGGGTGCTCACGCTCGAGGTCGGCGATTCGCACCTGCGGCTGGCCAGTTCCAAACAGGACACCGGCGAGGCCGAGCAGACCTTGAAGGCCGAGGTCTCCGGAGGCCGGACGTCACCCTCGTTCCAGGCGCGCTACCTGCTGGACGCGCTGCAGGGTTTCGCCGGGGAACGGGTGCGGCTCGACATCCAGCCCGGCATGCGCGCGTGTGTCATCCGCGCGGTGGAACCACGGGAGGTGGACCTGACGTACTACGTGATGCCGATGCTTCCGCGCTGA
- a CDS encoding phage holin family protein encodes MAGVSSPKHERTGPDGVGAVPYLPLSSDDDVVASEQSLGKLVGDATQHVSTLIRAEVELAKSEVVAEAKKGLKGAIFFLVALVVGLYSSFFFFFFLGELLSEWLMRWAAFAIVFGLMLVTTAVAGFLGYRKVKKIKAPERTINSFKDTAAAFKPKHEAEDVPADRG; translated from the coding sequence ATGGCCGGTGTGAGCAGCCCCAAGCACGAACGTACCGGCCCCGACGGCGTGGGGGCCGTGCCCTACCTCCCCCTGTCGAGCGATGACGACGTGGTAGCGAGCGAGCAGTCCCTCGGGAAACTCGTCGGCGATGCCACACAGCACGTCTCGACGCTGATCCGCGCCGAGGTCGAGCTGGCCAAATCCGAGGTCGTCGCGGAGGCGAAGAAGGGCCTCAAGGGCGCCATCTTCTTCCTGGTCGCGCTGGTCGTCGGGCTGTACAGCTCGTTCTTCTTCTTTTTCTTCCTCGGCGAGCTGCTTTCGGAGTGGCTGATGCGCTGGGCGGCGTTCGCGATCGTGTTCGGGCTGATGCTCGTCACGACGGCGGTCGCGGGCTTCCTCGGCTACCGCAAGGTGAAGAAGATCAAGGCGCCGGAGCGCACGATCAACAGCTTCAAGGACACCGCCGCCGCGTTCAAGCCGAAGCACGAGGCCGAAGACGTGCCCGCGGATCGCGGCTGA
- a CDS encoding MBL fold metallo-hydrolase yields MSAPAYGVLRQVTPTASVLLEHNPSSMTLEGTNSWVLRGPGATGSVVVDPGHEDIEHLTLLAETGAVELIILTHHHPDHAEGAPWFAERAGAPVRAFDESLCIGGKSLVDGEVVEAAGLELSVLHTPGHTGDSICLVSDGQILTGDTILGRGTTVLHDLGDYLRSLRKLVELPGGTTGLPGHGPELPDLAATAREYLAHREERLDQVRSALEILGAEATPRQVVEVVYADVDKALWAPAEWSVRAQLDYLRSEDGE; encoded by the coding sequence GTGAGCGCCCCCGCGTACGGCGTGCTGCGCCAGGTCACGCCGACGGCTTCCGTGCTGCTGGAGCACAATCCGTCTTCGATGACGTTGGAAGGCACCAATTCCTGGGTGCTCCGCGGTCCGGGCGCGACGGGTTCCGTGGTCGTCGACCCCGGTCACGAGGACATCGAACACTTGACGCTGCTGGCGGAAACCGGCGCTGTCGAGCTGATCATCCTGACCCACCATCATCCCGACCACGCCGAGGGCGCACCCTGGTTCGCCGAGCGCGCCGGTGCCCCGGTGCGGGCGTTCGACGAGTCGCTCTGCATCGGCGGAAAGTCCCTTGTGGACGGTGAAGTGGTCGAGGCCGCCGGGCTGGAGCTCTCGGTGCTGCACACGCCCGGGCACACCGGCGACTCGATCTGCCTGGTGTCCGACGGGCAGATCCTGACCGGTGACACCATCCTCGGCCGCGGCACCACCGTGCTGCACGATCTCGGCGACTACCTGCGCTCGCTGCGGAAACTCGTCGAGCTGCCCGGCGGCACCACCGGCCTGCCGGGACACGGCCCCGAACTGCCCGACCTGGCCGCGACGGCGCGCGAATACCTGGCGCACCGGGAAGAACGGCTGGACCAGGTGCGTTCGGCACTGGAGATCCTCGGTGCGGAAGCCACTCCGCGCCAGGTGGTCGAGGTCGTCTACGCCGACGTCGACAAGGCTTTGTGGGCGCCCGCCGAGTGGAGTGTGCGGGCGCAGTTGGACTACCTGAGGTCGGAGGACGGCGAATGA
- a CDS encoding redoxin domain-containing protein produces the protein MTRVTKLALGAAVLVVALIVALLTTRDGQGPVKTSGDLTAARAKAGLAACPPPGPGEVAKLRGVDVECLGDGSRVDLARALSGGPVLVNLWASWCQPCRAELPLLQEYAASPGAARVLLVQVASSGADGLALLSELGVRLPSVFDGDGQSGPARTALKVPSSLPATYLVTAGGDVRLIENPRVFLNTEQVRAAVEGTP, from the coding sequence GTGACCAGGGTCACCAAACTGGCCCTCGGTGCCGCCGTGCTGGTGGTGGCCCTGATCGTCGCGTTGCTCACGACCCGTGACGGGCAGGGGCCGGTGAAGACCTCCGGCGATCTGACCGCCGCCCGCGCGAAGGCCGGGCTCGCCGCTTGCCCGCCGCCCGGGCCCGGCGAGGTGGCGAAGCTGCGCGGGGTCGACGTCGAATGCCTCGGCGACGGCTCCCGGGTCGACCTCGCCCGGGCGCTTTCGGGTGGTCCCGTGCTGGTCAACCTGTGGGCGTCGTGGTGCCAGCCGTGCCGTGCCGAGCTGCCGCTGCTCCAGGAGTACGCCGCGAGCCCCGGCGCCGCCCGGGTGCTCCTCGTCCAGGTCGCGAGCTCCGGGGCCGACGGGCTGGCGCTGCTGTCCGAACTGGGTGTCCGGCTGCCGTCCGTGTTCGACGGTGACGGGCAGTCAGGTCCGGCGCGGACGGCACTAAAGGTCCCTTCCTCCCTCCCGGCGACGTACCTGGTCACGGCGGGTGGAGACGTCCGGCTCATCGAGAACCCACGCGTCTTCCTGAACACTGAGCAGGTGCGCGCCGCAGTGGAAGGGACACCATGA
- a CDS encoding MarP family serine protease, with protein sequence MNWVDVLVILLALLAGVSGAFQGVIIALPSLVGVVLGALAGIKIAPLVVELFEHPAAKVAFAVATVVFLVALGETLGVWTGRKLRQKINPDKLSGVDKTLGAVVQAAVVFVVAWLIATPLTAVSGVPGLAKSINSSVVLGGVNDVMPDAAQGFPSELRKLLDASGFPSIVDPFQKPNVQDTSPPDTALQASAIVKQVHGSVVKIRGNATSCSRALEGSGFVIAPQRVMTNAHVVAGTDEVAIESTSGKFAARVVYFDPEADVAVLAVPRLQAPVLPFTPRVARAGDNAIVLGYPLDGPYTATPARVRGRINLRGPDIYESNTVQRDVFTVRGQVRSGNSGGPMINPEGEVIGVVFGAAVEDPETGFTLTSEQVKPVVDTAPALSANTSTGPCAN encoded by the coding sequence GTGAACTGGGTTGACGTACTGGTGATCCTGCTCGCACTCCTGGCGGGCGTGTCCGGCGCGTTCCAAGGGGTGATCATCGCCCTCCCGTCACTGGTCGGGGTGGTGCTGGGCGCGCTCGCGGGGATCAAGATCGCGCCGCTGGTCGTCGAACTCTTCGAACATCCGGCGGCGAAGGTCGCCTTCGCGGTGGCGACAGTGGTCTTCCTGGTCGCGCTCGGCGAGACCCTCGGCGTCTGGACCGGGCGGAAACTGCGCCAGAAGATCAATCCGGACAAGCTTTCCGGTGTCGACAAGACACTCGGCGCGGTGGTGCAGGCCGCCGTGGTGTTCGTGGTCGCTTGGCTGATCGCGACGCCGCTCACGGCCGTCTCGGGGGTGCCCGGGCTGGCGAAGTCGATCAACAGCTCGGTGGTGCTCGGCGGCGTCAACGACGTCATGCCGGACGCGGCGCAGGGTTTCCCGAGCGAACTGCGCAAACTGCTGGACGCTTCGGGCTTCCCGTCCATTGTGGACCCGTTCCAGAAGCCGAACGTCCAGGACACGAGCCCGCCGGACACCGCGCTGCAGGCGAGCGCGATCGTCAAACAGGTGCACGGCAGTGTCGTGAAGATCCGCGGCAACGCGACGTCGTGCTCGCGGGCGCTGGAGGGCAGCGGATTCGTCATCGCGCCGCAGCGGGTGATGACGAACGCGCACGTCGTCGCGGGGACGGACGAGGTCGCCATCGAGTCGACTTCGGGCAAGTTCGCGGCGAGGGTCGTCTACTTCGATCCCGAAGCCGACGTGGCCGTGCTCGCGGTGCCGAGGCTGCAGGCGCCGGTGCTCCCGTTCACGCCGCGCGTCGCGCGTGCGGGCGACAACGCGATCGTGCTCGGCTACCCGCTCGACGGTCCGTACACCGCGACGCCCGCCAGAGTGCGCGGCCGGATCAACCTGCGCGGACCGGACATCTACGAGTCCAACACCGTGCAGCGCGACGTGTTCACCGTGCGCGGGCAGGTCCGCAGCGGTAACTCGGGCGGGCCGATGATCAACCCCGAGGGCGAGGTCATCGGGGTCGTCTTCGGTGCGGCCGTCGAGGATCCGGAGACCGGTTTCACGCTGACGTCCGAACAGGTCAAACCGGTGGTGGACACGGCCCCGGCGTTGAGCGCGAACACTTCGACCGGCCCCTGCGCGAACTGA
- a CDS encoding MFS transporter, with amino-acid sequence MSASAESHRTSLADYRAALTAPGSRGAVVASLLARLPIAMIGISALLYVQRETGSFASAGLVSAGSLIGVSVGAVVQGRLIDRFGPTRPLLTTTVLFALAMTGLVFAIEAHAPTLMLVPLAFGTGITEPMVGSASRALWTRLLPAGPTRNAAFSYEAISMEVFFILGPGFAGLLIAAPWAGTGIVVGSLTMIAGAVLFALSPIVRAWGPAPSSGGKLLGALASPGMRTLALAALGFGAVIGFVEVAVPAAATEAGNTSIGGLLLSAWSVSSVAFGVAYSLRPWPRQMGLRLPVLLAGFGALVALLALPGSLWGLALAMLAAGALITPQSTTHSAAIEIAAPKGTAAEAFGWVLTAVTLGLAFGQSISGYLVEHAGYEAAFLAAGGVGFALAAVVWLLRGTFRPQSSGAVAEAPELVGAAR; translated from the coding sequence GTGTCCGCTTCCGCCGAGAGCCACCGCACCTCCCTCGCCGACTACCGAGCCGCGCTGACGGCGCCCGGATCCCGCGGGGCGGTCGTCGCGTCCCTGCTCGCCCGCCTGCCGATCGCCATGATCGGCATCTCCGCGCTGCTCTACGTCCAGCGCGAGACGGGCTCGTTCGCCTCGGCCGGGCTGGTGTCGGCCGGTTCGCTGATCGGTGTCTCGGTCGGCGCGGTCGTACAGGGACGGCTCATCGACCGCTTCGGGCCGACTCGGCCGCTGCTGACCACGACGGTGCTCTTCGCGCTGGCGATGACCGGGCTGGTGTTCGCGATCGAGGCCCACGCGCCGACGCTCATGCTGGTCCCGCTCGCCTTCGGCACCGGGATCACCGAGCCGATGGTCGGTTCGGCCTCACGGGCGCTGTGGACACGGCTGCTGCCCGCCGGGCCGACGCGGAACGCCGCGTTCTCCTACGAGGCGATCAGCATGGAGGTCTTCTTCATCCTCGGCCCCGGGTTCGCCGGGCTGCTGATCGCCGCGCCGTGGGCGGGTACCGGCATCGTCGTGGGCTCGCTGACGATGATCGCGGGCGCGGTGCTGTTCGCGCTGAGCCCGATAGTGCGGGCTTGGGGACCGGCGCCGTCGTCGGGCGGCAAACTGCTCGGCGCGCTGGCCAGCCCCGGGATGCGCACGCTCGCGCTCGCCGCGCTGGGCTTCGGCGCCGTGATCGGCTTCGTCGAGGTCGCCGTCCCGGCGGCCGCCACCGAGGCGGGGAACACCTCCATCGGCGGGCTGCTGCTTTCGGCCTGGTCGGTCAGCTCGGTCGCGTTCGGCGTCGCGTACAGCCTGCGCCCGTGGCCGCGCCAGATGGGCCTGCGGCTGCCGGTGCTGCTGGCCGGATTCGGCGCGCTGGTGGCGTTGCTGGCACTGCCGGGATCGCTGTGGGGCCTCGCGCTCGCCATGCTCGCCGCGGGCGCGCTCATCACGCCGCAGTCGACGACGCACTCGGCGGCCATCGAGATCGCCGCGCCGAAGGGCACGGCGGCCGAGGCGTTCGGCTGGGTGCTCACCGCAGTGACCCTCGGCCTCGCGTTCGGGCAGTCGATCAGCGGTTACCTCGTGGAGCACGCGGGATACGAAGCGGCGTTCCTCGCTGCCGGCGGTGTCGGCTTCGCGCTCGCCGCGGTGGTGTGGCTGCTGCGCGGCACCTTCCGCCCCCAGTCGTCCGGAGCCGTCGCCGAAGCCCCCGAACTTGTCGGTGCCGCCCGCTAA
- the nth gene encoding endonuclease III: MKRCLDDEFPDAHCELDFTTPLELLVAVVLSAQTTDVRVNQVTPALFARYRSAADYAGADRAELEEYLRSTGFFRAKANSVMGLGAALVERYDGEVPGKLKDLVTLPGVGRKTANVVLGDAFGVPGITVDTHFGRLVRRWGWTEEEDPVKVEHAVGELIPRKEWTLLSHRTIFHGRRVCHSRKPACGACPLAKMCPSYGTGPTGFEEAAKLVKGEEREHILDLAARR; encoded by the coding sequence ATGAAGCGTTGCCTCGACGACGAGTTCCCCGACGCCCACTGTGAGCTCGACTTCACCACTCCGCTCGAACTGCTGGTCGCGGTCGTGCTGTCGGCGCAGACCACCGACGTCCGCGTGAATCAGGTCACCCCCGCGCTCTTCGCGCGCTATCGAAGTGCCGCCGATTACGCCGGCGCCGATCGCGCCGAACTCGAGGAGTACCTCCGGTCGACGGGTTTCTTCCGTGCCAAGGCGAACTCGGTGATGGGACTGGGCGCCGCGCTGGTGGAGCGCTACGACGGCGAAGTGCCCGGCAAGCTGAAGGATCTCGTCACGCTGCCCGGTGTCGGCCGCAAGACGGCCAACGTCGTGCTCGGCGACGCCTTCGGGGTCCCCGGGATCACCGTCGACACCCATTTCGGCCGCCTGGTCCGCCGCTGGGGCTGGACCGAGGAGGAGGACCCGGTCAAGGTCGAGCACGCCGTCGGCGAGCTGATCCCGCGCAAGGAGTGGACGCTCCTTTCGCACCGGACGATCTTCCACGGCCGCCGCGTCTGCCACTCCCGCAAACCCGCCTGTGGCGCCTGTCCGCTGGCCAAGATGTGCCCCTCGTACGGAACCGGCCCGACGGGCTTCGAAGAGGCCGCGAAGCTGGTCAAGGGCGAGGAACGCGAGCACATCCTGGATCTGGCGGCCCGCCGGTGA
- a CDS encoding NUDIX hydrolase, giving the protein MTGPLVDPEAVPAWLQPLVKISGDVDAAAFSRFSVPPDASYRSASVLMLFGEGPQGPDVLLQRRADTLGSHAGQVSFPGGGAESGDDGPVGTALREAEEETGVEPSGVLPVAVFPELFVPVSAFAVTPVLAYWRTPSPVHAVDPGETAAVARVPVAELTDPANRFQVRREGFDWKGPAFDVGGLFVWGFTAGLLAMTLSLGGWERDWDHGDVRDLDVALAEHQARVDGRRAPEKE; this is encoded by the coding sequence ATGACCGGCCCTCTCGTGGACCCGGAGGCCGTGCCGGCCTGGCTGCAACCGCTCGTCAAGATCAGCGGGGACGTCGACGCGGCCGCCTTCAGCCGGTTCAGCGTGCCACCGGACGCGAGCTACCGGTCCGCGTCCGTCCTGATGCTCTTCGGTGAGGGCCCACAGGGACCGGACGTCCTGCTCCAGCGCCGCGCCGACACGCTCGGCTCGCACGCGGGCCAGGTCTCGTTCCCCGGCGGCGGCGCCGAGTCCGGTGACGACGGGCCTGTCGGCACCGCGCTGCGCGAGGCGGAGGAAGAGACCGGCGTCGAGCCCTCCGGCGTGCTGCCGGTCGCGGTCTTCCCCGAACTGTTCGTACCCGTGTCCGCCTTCGCCGTGACGCCGGTGCTCGCCTACTGGCGGACGCCGTCCCCCGTGCACGCCGTCGATCCCGGCGAGACGGCGGCGGTGGCGCGGGTGCCGGTCGCGGAACTCACCGACCCGGCCAACCGGTTCCAGGTCAGGCGTGAGGGTTTCGACTGGAAGGGGCCCGCGTTCGACGTCGGCGGGCTGTTCGTCTGGGGCTTCACGGCCGGTCTGCTGGCGATGACGTTGTCGCTCGGCGGCTGGGAACGGGACTGGGACCACGGCGACGTCAGGGACCTTGACGTAGCGTTGGCCGAACATCAGGCGCGGGTCGACGGGCGGCGAGCGCCGGAGAAGGAGTAG